The following proteins are co-located in the Hemiscyllium ocellatum isolate sHemOce1 chromosome 34, sHemOce1.pat.X.cur, whole genome shotgun sequence genome:
- the LOC132832249 gene encoding E3 ubiquitin-protein ligase NHLRC1-like: MSSAGSERQQQQPRGLIREIELHVLECKVCFERFGSNPGRRPCGLPCGHAVCWACAWALSRTGTGGQLECPFCRWSGPVSRAADCLPLLQLAELVSAAAGAEPLGPGQCPAELSSVFGGWGELLNPRGLAVCSHSGALAVVQDGEQWLRLLERGGDPLPAPGPGPGPSADEPPVYPLDVAVAGGGRLLAVTDAGDRSVKVFARGPGGRLQLLLTEGGFGLPWGLDSGSDPGRLALTDWAQGSLLLLELQPPGGRASLRRERVCRGLCHPREVAVSRHDGCIHVVEHPGPRPGGRRLKTFNSRGQLLRQVDGLGRSPGAGLGISGIAVDGQGNVLLADGDSGTVLRMGGPGKRQGRSLIERGLVRPVALAWADGHTLMVLDAGDHTLKVYTVH, from the coding sequence ATGAGCAGCGCCGGCTCCgagaggcagcagcagcagccccgaGGCCTGATCAGGGAGATCGAGCTGCATGTGCTCGAGTGTAAGGTGTGCTTCGAGAGGTTCGGCAGCAACCCGGGCCGCCGGCCGTGCGGCCTACCGTGCGGCCACGCCGTGTGCTGGGCCTGCGCCTGGGCCTTGTCCCGCACCGGGACCGGGGGGCAGCTCGAGTGCCCGTTCTGCCGCTGGAGCGGGCCCGTGTCCCGGGCCGCTGACTGCCTCCCCCTGCTGCAGCTGGCCGAGCTGGTGTCCGCGGCGGCGGGGGCCGAGCCCCTCGGGCCCGGGCAGTGCCCGGCGGAGCTCAGCTCCGTGTTCGGGGGCTGGGGTGAGCTGCTCAACCCCCGGGGCCTGGCGGTCTGCTCTCACTCCGGGGCCCTGGCTGTGGTGCAGGACGGCGAGCAGTGGCTGCGGCTCCTGGAGCGGGGCGGGGACCCGCTGCCGGCTCCAGGCCCAGGCCCCGGGCCCAGTGCGGACGAGCCGCCCGTCTACCCGCTGGACGTGGCGGTGGCCGGGGGCGGGCGGCTGCTGGCGGTGACGGACGCCGgggacaggtcggtgaaggtgttCGCCCGCGGGCCGGGCGGCCGCCTCCAGCTGCTGTTGACCGAAGGCGGGTTCGGCCTCCCCTGGGGCCTGGACAGCGGCTCGGACCCCGGGCGCTTGGCGCTGACCGACTGGGCCCAGGGCTCGCTGCTGCTGCTCGAGCTGCAGCCGCCCGGCGGGAGAGCGTCCCTCCGCCGGGAGAGGGTCTGCCGCGGGCTCTGCCACCCCCGGGAGGTGGCGGTCAGCCGGCACGACGGCTGCATCCACGTCGTGGAGCATCCCGGGCCCAGGCCTGGCGGCCGGCGCCTGAAAACCTTCAACAGCCGGGGCCAGCTGCTCCGGCAGGTGGACGGCCTGGGCCGGAGCCCCGGTGCCGGCCTCGGCATCTCCGGTATCGCGGTGGACGGTCAAGGCAACGTGCTGCTCGCCGACGGGGACAGCGGCACCGTGCTGCGGATGGGCGGCCCGGGCAAGCGGCAAGGCCGGAGCCTGATCGAGCGGGGCCTAGTCCGGCCTGTGGCCTTGGCCTGGGCTGATGGTCACACCCTGATGGTGCTGGACGCCGGAGATCACACCCTGAAAGTGTACACGGTCCATTAA